From the Paenibacillus sp. FSL H8-0548 genome, one window contains:
- a CDS encoding alpha/beta hydrolase-fold protein gives MSKETSISGSITGNVEYILYSSHKQLEYHIRIARPKEAPPSQGYPIIYALDGDAVFDTLAEAARLQTRKPHGYDPVVIVGIGYPSREPFDMDRRCYDFTMPAQVEKLPVRPNGQAWPEHGGADLFLDFIEAELMPEIEKDYPIDKNRQTIFGHSLGGLFVLHALFNRPQSFQNFVAGSPSIWWNGHAVLEEKASFEAMELHVDTLPRLMITIGADELPDMVMDSEQLAESLKPLAAKGFYSKLVKFPEEGHVSVLPAALSRVLKFALSS, from the coding sequence ATGAGCAAGGAGACATCGATAAGCGGCTCTATTACCGGGAATGTTGAGTATATTTTATATTCGAGTCATAAGCAGCTGGAGTATCATATTAGGATTGCAAGACCGAAAGAGGCTCCCCCCTCGCAAGGCTACCCTATAATTTATGCTTTGGATGGTGATGCCGTATTTGATACATTGGCTGAGGCGGCTCGCTTGCAGACGCGTAAGCCTCATGGTTATGATCCTGTCGTTATCGTGGGTATTGGCTATCCATCAAGGGAGCCCTTTGATATGGATCGGCGCTGCTATGACTTCACCATGCCTGCGCAGGTGGAGAAGCTGCCTGTTCGCCCTAATGGACAGGCATGGCCGGAACATGGCGGAGCTGATCTCTTTCTTGACTTTATTGAGGCGGAGCTCATGCCTGAGATTGAGAAGGACTACCCGATTGATAAAAATCGACAAACAATTTTTGGGCACTCTCTAGGAGGGTTGTTTGTTCTTCATGCCTTATTCAACCGTCCGCAGTCATTTCAAAATTTTGTAGCGGGAAGTCCCTCTATCTGGTGGAATGGTCATGCAGTGCTGGAGGAGAAAGCAAGCTTTGAAGCGATGGAGCTTCATGTCGATACGCTGCCAAGGCTCATGATTACCATCGGTGCGGATGAGCTTCCGGATATGGTGATGGATTCCGAGCAGCTGGCTGAAAGCTTAAAGCCGCTCGCAGCCAAAGGCTTTTATTCGAAACTGGTGAAGTTTCCGGAAGAAGGACATGTGAGTGTGCTGCCAGCAGCCCTTAGCAGAGTGTTGAAATTTGCATTGTCGAGCTAG
- a CDS encoding ABC transporter substrate-binding protein, giving the protein MFQKSYPYLKLLKKSSLILLLVVMTVSLLSACGSNAGHDVGPAEETIAPVETAAVEVQEEPSTKVVIDEQDHELTIPAKPLKVFAPYMEDSLLSIGVKPVVQWADGGVGQKYLQDQLQDVPLANFAGGLPPSPEVVMAFEPDLIILHNAFYAENGVYENYSKIAPTYVFNNAAGDLESSITKLGELLGKPEEAVNALSAYEQKKEEAKAKLAPVVDGKNAVLINFNGKGMYLIGGNYFGGYVLSHELGIGKSKLLETANSLDASLEILPDLDADFIFTINYGGTGTANIMELTDNAIWKSMPAAKNENVFEVSDQYWTGSGLIAYGKMIDDVVALLAP; this is encoded by the coding sequence ATGTTTCAAAAATCGTACCCGTATTTAAAATTACTGAAAAAAAGCAGTCTTATATTACTTTTGGTTGTAATGACCGTTAGTCTGCTTTCTGCCTGCGGTTCCAATGCTGGTCATGATGTTGGACCTGCAGAGGAGACCATAGCCCCAGTAGAAACTGCGGCAGTAGAGGTCCAAGAAGAGCCGTCGACTAAGGTCGTCATTGATGAGCAAGATCATGAACTCACAATACCAGCCAAGCCTTTAAAGGTATTTGCTCCTTATATGGAGGATTCTCTACTTAGTATAGGCGTTAAGCCTGTGGTGCAATGGGCTGACGGGGGAGTAGGACAGAAGTATTTGCAGGATCAGCTCCAGGATGTGCCGTTAGCCAATTTTGCCGGCGGTCTGCCGCCATCCCCTGAGGTGGTAATGGCGTTTGAGCCTGATTTGATTATTTTGCATAACGCATTTTATGCTGAGAACGGCGTTTACGAGAATTATTCGAAAATTGCACCAACCTATGTGTTTAATAATGCTGCCGGCGATCTGGAAAGCTCCATTACAAAGCTTGGTGAGCTGCTTGGCAAGCCTGAAGAAGCGGTTAATGCTCTGAGTGCATACGAGCAAAAGAAAGAAGAGGCCAAAGCTAAGCTCGCACCTGTCGTAGATGGGAAAAACGCAGTATTAATTAATTTTAACGGAAAAGGCATGTACCTAATTGGCGGTAATTATTTCGGAGGCTATGTTCTCTCACATGAGCTTGGAATTGGCAAAAGCAAGCTGTTAGAAACGGCGAACAGTTTAGATGCATCTTTAGAAATTCTTCCTGATTTGGATGCCGACTTTATTTTTACCATTAATTACGGGGGTACTGGTACGGCAAACATTATGGAGCTAACGGATAATGCGATCTGGAAAAGCATGCCTGCTGCTAAAAATGAAAATGTATTTGAAGTCAGTGATCAATACTGGACAGGCAGCGGACTGATTGCTTATGGCAAAATGATTGATGATGTTGTCGCGCTTCTAGCACCATGA
- a CDS encoding AraC family transcriptional regulator, with product MHWERNHSKTEKARQPKTDLFEIRVFMEQHFNEQLSVEQLAAMANISPKYFVDLFTKTYGQSAMDFLTDLRINRAKRYLIETEYRLREIAQRVGYSDEFYFSRKFKKEVGVSPSAFVKHPRKRIAACSPSIIGQLLALNIIPVAAPLDSKWTPYYYNVYQTKIKVHMSYGDAQSLEESDKLIKSRPDAIVGFGYLQEEEKQRLSSIAPSLFVEVSGTGWREQLYQIAVFVEREKQATAWIEGYEQKLELARKQMQQTIGEDTFVVLRVYGQGLHLYCNHAIQGVLYRDLKLSSAYAEESLYNQLITLEQLNELDADRFILLVCPEAESRAYWLSLQHDKSWRFLKAVQKGNVYVVPSDPWCESSAVAANRMLDEMLLLLTGHCPNMDMDKMHGDSEAHPL from the coding sequence ATGCATTGGGAACGGAATCATTCGAAAACAGAGAAGGCTCGGCAGCCTAAGACTGATTTGTTTGAAATTCGGGTGTTTATGGAGCAGCATTTTAACGAGCAGCTGTCTGTTGAACAACTGGCTGCGATGGCGAATATTAGTCCAAAATATTTCGTTGACCTGTTTACGAAAACCTATGGTCAAAGTGCGATGGACTTCTTGACGGATCTGCGCATTAACCGGGCGAAAAGATATTTAATTGAGACGGAATATCGGCTGAGGGAGATTGCTCAGAGGGTCGGATATAGCGATGAGTTTTATTTTAGCCGGAAGTTCAAGAAAGAGGTTGGAGTATCGCCCTCCGCATTCGTCAAGCATCCGCGAAAGCGTATTGCGGCTTGCTCACCTTCGATTATTGGTCAGCTTCTAGCGCTTAACATCATTCCAGTTGCAGCACCGCTCGACTCGAAGTGGACTCCTTATTACTACAATGTTTATCAAACGAAAATCAAGGTTCATATGAGCTATGGGGATGCGCAAAGCTTGGAGGAATCAGATAAGCTCATTAAGAGCCGACCGGATGCGATTGTGGGCTTCGGATATTTGCAGGAGGAAGAAAAGCAGAGGCTTAGCAGCATTGCGCCTTCGCTATTTGTAGAGGTCTCGGGAACAGGCTGGAGAGAGCAGCTCTATCAGATCGCTGTATTTGTAGAACGGGAAAAGCAAGCTACAGCCTGGATTGAAGGTTATGAACAGAAGCTGGAACTGGCTCGAAAGCAGATGCAGCAGACGATAGGGGAGGATACCTTTGTCGTTCTTCGCGTGTATGGCCAAGGGCTCCATTTATACTGCAATCATGCTATTCAAGGCGTATTATATCGTGATCTGAAGCTTTCTTCCGCCTATGCGGAGGAGTCACTGTACAATCAGCTGATCACGTTGGAGCAGTTGAATGAGCTTGATGCTGATCGGTTTATTCTTTTGGTTTGTCCGGAGGCAGAGTCGCGGGCGTATTGGTTATCTCTTCAGCATGATAAGAGCTGGCGTTTCCTTAAAGCGGTGCAAAAAGGCAATGTCTATGTTGTTCCATCTGACCCGTGGTGCGAATCTTCGGCGGTTGCGGCTAATCGTATGCTGGATGAAATGCTGCTGCTGTTAACAGGACATTGTCCAAATATGGATATGGATAAAATGCATGGAGACTCCGAGGCGCATCCATTATAA
- a CDS encoding sugar phosphate isomerase/epimerase → MSVGVLAHLFGSLPYKELAPKVAESGFTHVQLALWKAISDVDFSKPGNISPGLANAIGEQFDKHGVSISVLGCYVHLFERDEKLRRANVNRFKELLRYAKFFGAPMVAAETGRNEGNDYTDRDWATMKATLEELVEEAEKWGVFVGLEAANDHLIGTAPELARMLEEVPSSNIGVVIDPGNLLTAANFAKQDQVIEEAFELLGDRIIAAHAKDRILLDNGELGTVTAGLGKMNYELYMKLLNQYKPHVQIIMEEAKEHQMAQSKAYIDGIRGRI, encoded by the coding sequence ATGTCAGTCGGTGTATTAGCTCATTTATTCGGAAGCTTGCCCTATAAGGAGCTTGCTCCTAAAGTAGCGGAAAGCGGCTTTACGCATGTTCAGCTTGCATTGTGGAAGGCGATTAGCGATGTGGATTTCAGCAAGCCGGGCAATATAAGTCCAGGGCTTGCGAATGCAATCGGCGAGCAATTCGATAAGCATGGTGTTTCAATCTCGGTGCTAGGCTGCTACGTTCACTTGTTTGAACGAGACGAGAAGCTTCGCCGTGCGAACGTGAATCGTTTTAAGGAGCTTCTGCGTTATGCCAAGTTTTTTGGAGCGCCAATGGTGGCGGCTGAAACTGGACGCAATGAGGGCAACGACTACACCGACCGCGACTGGGCGACTATGAAAGCTACTCTGGAAGAGCTGGTAGAGGAAGCAGAGAAATGGGGCGTATTTGTTGGCCTCGAGGCGGCAAATGACCATTTGATCGGGACGGCTCCCGAGCTTGCTCGTATGCTGGAGGAGGTTCCTTCCTCCAATATCGGCGTCGTTATCGATCCGGGCAACCTGCTGACGGCTGCAAATTTTGCGAAACAGGATCAAGTGATCGAAGAAGCGTTCGAACTGCTTGGCGACCGAATTATTGCAGCCCATGCGAAGGATCGTATTTTGCTGGATAATGGTGAGCTAGGAACCGTGACGGCTGGACTTGGCAAGATGAACTATGAGCTTTATATGAAGCTTCTAAATCAATATAAGCCGCATGTCCAGATCATTATGGAGGAAGCGAAGGAGCATCAGATGGCGCAGTCGAAGGCTTATATTGATGGGATTCGCGGACGAATATAA
- the yidC gene encoding membrane protein insertase YidC: MQPSNVFPSLKYGRLLLAGMMLAGLLLVSGCSTASGTIDGNTPGVFNHYVIYPLSAVLQYLADMFHGNYGFAIIGITLIIRLLLLPLMMRQYRSQSQMKTKMAILQPELKQLQDKYKNKSDADSKQKLQQETMQLYQKHKVNPLAIGCLPMLIQMPILMGLYSAIKLTPELADHSFLWFKLGSPDIVLPIIAALVYFVQFKVSQTAQPNANAAQQKQLAFMGYLSPVLMGVFALSAPAAISLYWVAGGIFMIAQSYLAKKVYAPKVEVALGGSV; encoded by the coding sequence ATGCAACCGAGCAATGTATTCCCTTCATTAAAATATGGACGACTGTTATTGGCCGGCATGATGCTGGCAGGCCTGCTTCTAGTAAGCGGCTGCAGTACCGCTAGCGGTACGATCGATGGAAATACACCAGGGGTATTCAATCATTATGTGATCTATCCGTTATCTGCGGTTCTTCAGTATTTGGCAGATATGTTCCATGGTAATTATGGTTTTGCGATTATCGGCATTACCCTGATTATCCGTCTGTTGCTGCTGCCGCTTATGATGCGCCAGTATCGCTCGCAAAGTCAGATGAAGACAAAGATGGCAATACTTCAGCCCGAGCTTAAGCAGCTTCAAGACAAATATAAGAACAAGTCAGATGCAGATTCCAAGCAGAAGCTTCAGCAGGAAACGATGCAGCTTTATCAGAAGCATAAGGTCAATCCGCTTGCCATTGGCTGCTTGCCGATGCTCATTCAAATGCCAATATTGATGGGTCTATATTCAGCCATTAAGCTGACCCCCGAGCTGGCGGATCATTCTTTCCTTTGGTTCAAGCTGGGCTCGCCTGATATTGTGCTTCCGATCATCGCGGCGCTCGTTTATTTTGTGCAGTTCAAGGTATCGCAAACAGCGCAGCCAAACGCAAATGCGGCTCAGCAGAAGCAGCTTGCTTTCATGGGATATTTGTCACCGGTTCTCATGGGCGTGTTCGCCTTATCGGCACCTGCAGCTATTTCGTTGTACTGGGTGGCGGGCGGTATCTTTATGATTGCGCAATCCTATCTAGCCAAAAAAGTGTACGCGCCCAAGGTGGAGGTCGCACTCGGGGGCAGCGTCTAA
- a CDS encoding ABC transporter substrate-binding protein/permease produces the protein MKRKKLHLIYLPLIALIILLLSLGQALPFNIESSYSVHAESTAAAAVEGQKKKLVMGTSADYPPYESVDAKSSGEIVGLDLDIAKYITSQLGYELEIANMDFNGLIASLQTGRVDFVMSAMSATDERRQNVDFSDTYYAARNTIVSKKSAPLETENSLSGKKVGTQLGSTQDLYAQTIEGAVLKKLNKIPDLIQELGSGRIDAAIVEDAVAIEMTSLNPDLVMNFLPAESADNGYAIAFPKQSTIVNQFNGVLAEMKANGELDRIVQKWFPDGSSKSSSGLNIDFSILKDYIPYILKGVYVTLLFTLVSALFGLVWGTVLSLFKISGVKPLEWFATAYTSIFRGTPLLVQLTIIYYATPQLFHYDIPALMAAGLAFGLNSAAYLSETIRGGIMAVDKGQREAAVALGIPYRTMMLRIIFPQALRTILPALVNECVALLKESSLVSVIGVADLMRRADVVRSDTFRSIEVLLFIAAIYYVLVLILTSIARRLERRLRRSD, from the coding sequence ATGAAACGAAAAAAGTTACATCTCATCTATTTGCCGCTCATCGCCTTGATCATCCTGCTTCTTTCCCTAGGGCAGGCACTCCCATTTAACATAGAAAGCTCCTATTCTGTCCACGCAGAAAGTACAGCTGCTGCAGCGGTAGAGGGACAAAAAAAGAAGCTAGTCATGGGAACCTCAGCCGATTACCCTCCATACGAGAGCGTAGATGCCAAGAGCAGCGGTGAAATCGTCGGACTAGATCTCGATATTGCCAAGTATATCACCAGCCAGCTCGGTTATGAACTGGAAATCGCAAACATGGATTTCAATGGTCTTATTGCATCCCTCCAAACCGGACGCGTCGATTTCGTTATGTCTGCCATGTCCGCTACGGATGAACGCAGGCAAAATGTCGACTTCTCCGATACCTATTATGCTGCACGCAATACCATTGTCTCCAAAAAATCCGCACCGCTGGAAACAGAAAACTCTCTTTCCGGCAAAAAGGTAGGTACCCAGCTTGGCTCCACGCAGGATTTATATGCGCAAACCATCGAAGGTGCCGTCCTCAAGAAGCTCAATAAAATTCCTGATCTTATTCAAGAGCTGGGCTCCGGACGTATTGACGCCGCTATCGTTGAGGATGCCGTTGCGATCGAGATGACAAGCCTTAACCCAGATCTGGTCATGAACTTTCTGCCAGCAGAGTCTGCCGATAATGGCTATGCCATAGCATTTCCTAAGCAATCAACGATCGTGAATCAGTTCAATGGCGTGCTTGCAGAGATGAAAGCAAACGGCGAGCTTGATCGAATCGTACAAAAATGGTTTCCTGACGGAAGCTCAAAGTCTAGTTCCGGTCTGAACATCGACTTCAGCATTTTAAAGGACTATATCCCTTATATTTTGAAAGGCGTCTACGTAACCCTGCTCTTCACACTAGTTTCCGCACTATTCGGACTAGTATGGGGAACGGTATTGTCGCTGTTCAAGATTTCCGGTGTAAAGCCGCTCGAGTGGTTCGCGACCGCCTATACCTCTATTTTTCGCGGAACGCCGCTGCTCGTCCAGCTAACGATTATTTATTATGCAACACCGCAGCTGTTTCATTATGATATTCCTGCGCTGATGGCTGCTGGCCTTGCCTTTGGCCTCAACTCCGCCGCTTATTTGTCTGAAACGATTCGCGGCGGCATTATGGCCGTCGATAAGGGGCAGCGCGAGGCTGCTGTCGCGCTCGGGATTCCGTATCGCACGATGATGCTGCGCATCATTTTCCCACAGGCGCTTCGTACGATTTTGCCAGCACTTGTTAACGAATGTGTCGCTTTGCTGAAGGAGTCCTCACTCGTATCCGTCATTGGTGTCGCCGATCTAATGCGCCGCGCAGATGTCGTACGTTCCGACACATTCCGCTCCATTGAGGTGCTGCTGTTTATTGCCGCTATTTATTACGTGCTCGTGCTTATCTTAACTTCAATTGCTCGTAGACTTGAAAGGAGGCTGCGCCGCAGTGATTAA
- a CDS encoding amino acid ABC transporter ATP-binding protein, producing MINVTDLTKSFGKNQVLKGITTTIERGEVVALIGPSGSGKSTFLRCINMLETPTSGIITIDGTPITDPKTDIARVRQRIGMVFQHFHLFPHMTVLDNITFAPIQVIGMSTEEAKGKAKELLARVGLSDKADSYPSRLSGGQKQRVAIARSLAMEPDIMLFDEPTSALDPEMVKEVLSVIRGLAHSGMTMLIVTHEMKFAREAADTIYFLDQGKLVERTKPEQFFSKPQSERAARFLEQVL from the coding sequence GTGATTAATGTAACCGACCTTACGAAATCTTTCGGCAAAAATCAGGTACTTAAAGGCATCACAACAACGATTGAACGAGGAGAGGTGGTTGCGCTGATTGGGCCGTCAGGCTCTGGCAAATCTACTTTCCTACGCTGTATAAATATGCTGGAGACGCCAACCTCCGGTATCATTACGATTGATGGCACGCCAATTACTGATCCGAAAACTGACATTGCCCGCGTTCGTCAGCGCATTGGGATGGTGTTTCAGCATTTTCACCTATTCCCGCATATGACTGTGCTGGATAACATTACGTTTGCTCCCATCCAGGTCATAGGAATGTCGACTGAGGAGGCTAAAGGCAAAGCGAAGGAGCTGCTTGCCCGCGTAGGTCTCTCAGACAAAGCAGACAGCTATCCATCGCGCTTGTCTGGCGGACAGAAGCAGCGCGTAGCTATCGCTCGCAGCCTCGCGATGGAGCCCGACATTATGCTGTTCGACGAGCCTACCTCAGCGCTTGATCCTGAGATGGTGAAGGAAGTGCTGAGCGTCATTCGCGGACTCGCCCACAGCGGCATGACGATGCTCATCGTCACCCATGAGATGAAGTTTGCGCGTGAGGCTGCGGATACGATCTACTTCCTCGACCAAGGAAAGCTGGTTGAGCGGACGAAGCCCGAGCAGTTTTTCAGCAAGCCGCAAAGCGAGCGCGCAGCGCGGTTTCTGGAGCAGGTGCTCTAA
- a CDS encoding glycoside hydrolase family 88 protein — translation MMLQTEKMTPMEWARAACDSLMSTYLPEELPPAGRWHYHQGVFLCGMEMLWQAERDDRYDAYIKRYVDKLVDDYGNFEFARDELDAVQAGLLLFRLDERGADRKYRAAADKLRSLFQTLNRTSEGGFWHKDKYAYNMWLDGLYMGGVFAMKYANAYGEPSLREMALHQEQLMRRYMKDEKTGLLYHAWDESRQMSWADPETGCSPEFWGRSLGWYGLAVAQFLDELSEGEAGRSELEDVQADFSRSLVNYQDAESGLWYQIVDKGGLSDNWLETSCTCLFVYTLARAYKLGLVGEEGLNAARRGFAGLVSVVRFDEQGGFILPDICIGTSAGDYESYVTRPTCENDLHGVGAFVMACVEMESLVAAKQ, via the coding sequence ATGATGCTTCAGACAGAAAAAATGACACCGATGGAATGGGCGAGAGCGGCATGTGATTCATTAATGAGCACGTATTTGCCGGAGGAGCTGCCGCCTGCTGGCCGCTGGCATTATCATCAAGGCGTGTTCCTTTGCGGAATGGAGATGCTCTGGCAGGCAGAGCGGGATGATCGTTATGATGCCTATATTAAGCGTTATGTGGATAAATTAGTGGACGATTATGGAAATTTTGAGTTTGCCCGTGATGAGCTGGATGCGGTGCAAGCAGGACTGCTGCTGTTCCGGCTGGATGAGCGGGGTGCTGATCGCAAATATCGGGCAGCAGCGGATAAGCTGCGCAGCTTATTTCAGACCTTAAACCGCACCTCGGAGGGCGGTTTCTGGCACAAGGACAAGTATGCCTATAATATGTGGCTGGACGGCTTGTATATGGGCGGCGTGTTTGCAATGAAATATGCGAACGCTTATGGCGAGCCAAGCTTGCGCGAGATGGCGCTGCATCAGGAGCAGCTGATGCGCCGATATATGAAGGACGAGAAAACGGGATTGCTGTATCATGCATGGGATGAGAGCAGGCAGATGTCATGGGCTGACCCCGAGACCGGCTGCTCACCCGAATTTTGGGGACGCTCGCTCGGCTGGTATGGACTTGCGGTCGCGCAGTTTCTGGATGAATTGTCCGAAGGGGAAGCGGGACGCTCGGAGCTTGAGGACGTGCAGGCTGATTTCTCAAGGTCGCTAGTCAACTATCAGGATGCGGAGAGCGGCTTGTGGTATCAGATTGTAGACAAAGGCGGCTTATCGGACAACTGGCTGGAAACCTCCTGCACCTGCTTGTTCGTCTATACGCTTGCAAGAGCTTATAAGCTTGGGCTTGTTGGCGAGGAAGGCTTGAATGCTGCAAGGCGAGGGTTCGCGGGACTGGTGAGCGTGGTGCGATTTGACGAGCAAGGCGGATTTATTTTGCCGGATATTTGTATCGGAACTTCTGCTGGCGATTATGAAAGCTATGTCACTCGGCCGACCTGCGAGAACGATCTGCACGGGGTAGGCGCATTTGTGATGGCCTGTGTGGAGATGGAGTCGCTTGTTGCTGCGAAGCAATAA
- a CDS encoding carbohydrate ABC transporter permease — MVEDKTLSGRLFQIVNFTLLAIIALVTVLPFLHVVAGSFTTSAEMAVKKFILVPTIWSLDAYKFIFSTDTIFRAMAVSSGVTLFGTAFSMFTTALMAYGLSRRDLDGRKAIMFLVVFTMLFSGGLIPTFLVVKEMGLINSYAALVIPSAISAFNLIIMKNFFQNIPEGLEESAKIDGCNDFGILFRIVLPLSMPAIATISLFYAVTYWNTYLSAILYLDDSAKWPIQVLLRQIVVLASGMDYSSNLDAAVPPPDQTVKMAVIVVATLPILIVYPFLQKHFSKGAMLGSIKG, encoded by the coding sequence ATGGTAGAGGATAAAACGCTCAGCGGTCGGCTTTTCCAGATTGTGAACTTTACACTGCTCGCCATTATTGCGCTTGTAACGGTGCTCCCGTTTCTGCATGTCGTTGCTGGATCGTTTACGACGAGTGCCGAGATGGCGGTGAAAAAGTTCATCCTCGTGCCAACCATTTGGAGCTTGGACGCTTATAAATTTATATTTTCGACGGATACGATTTTCCGTGCAATGGCGGTTTCAAGTGGTGTTACGCTGTTTGGTACTGCATTCAGCATGTTCACGACGGCCCTGATGGCGTATGGCTTGTCCCGAAGAGATCTCGACGGACGCAAAGCCATTATGTTCCTTGTCGTATTTACGATGCTGTTCAGCGGTGGACTCATTCCAACCTTCCTCGTCGTGAAAGAGATGGGGCTGATCAACAGCTATGCGGCGCTTGTTATTCCGTCGGCGATCAGTGCGTTCAACCTTATTATTATGAAAAACTTTTTTCAAAATATTCCGGAAGGGCTGGAGGAATCGGCTAAAATTGATGGGTGCAACGATTTCGGCATTCTGTTCCGGATCGTGCTGCCGCTTTCGATGCCCGCGATTGCGACGATTTCCTTATTCTACGCAGTTACGTATTGGAACACGTATTTAAGTGCGATTCTATATTTGGATGACAGCGCGAAATGGCCGATTCAAGTGCTGCTGCGCCAAATTGTCGTACTTGCAAGCGGCATGGATTACAGCTCAAATCTCGATGCAGCCGTACCGCCACCGGATCAGACGGTGAAGATGGCCGTTATCGTGGTAGCAACGCTGCCGATACTGATCGTGTATCCGTTCTTGCAAAAGCATTTTTCCAAGGGCGCGATGCTGGGCTCAATTAAAGGCTAA
- a CDS encoding sugar ABC transporter permease yields MQETVIQQARVPQPRTSELKKRLWKNKLLYVMLLPGIFYFIIFKYIPMFGLTIAFQDYKPFKGFGGSEWVGFKHFERLFTEPDFLNILTNTLLLFGMNLLFYFPVPIILALMLNEVRTSFFKRTFQTLVYLPHFMSWVIIVSISFVMLTSDGGIVNELLVYFGFEKINFLLSPEWFRPTYILQVIWREAGWGTIIYLAAIASVDPGLYEAARMDGAGRLRQVWHITLPAIRSVIIILLILKIGDVLELGFEHVYLLINSMNRDVAEIIDTYVYTAGLRQGQFSYSTAIGFFKSFIGLVLVMGANRLAKKMGEEGVY; encoded by the coding sequence ATGCAGGAAACGGTTATTCAGCAGGCAAGGGTGCCACAGCCTCGTACAAGCGAGCTTAAGAAGCGTTTATGGAAAAACAAATTGCTTTATGTCATGCTGCTGCCGGGTATCTTTTATTTTATTATTTTCAAATACATTCCGATGTTTGGGCTTACGATCGCCTTTCAAGATTATAAGCCGTTCAAGGGCTTCGGCGGGAGCGAATGGGTAGGCTTCAAGCATTTCGAGAGATTGTTCACCGAGCCTGATTTTTTGAACATTTTGACGAATACCTTGCTGCTGTTTGGCATGAATTTATTGTTTTATTTTCCAGTTCCGATTATATTGGCGCTTATGCTTAATGAGGTTCGAACATCATTTTTCAAAAGAACGTTCCAGACGCTGGTTTATTTGCCTCACTTTATGTCATGGGTCATTATCGTGTCGATCAGCTTCGTAATGCTGACGTCAGACGGCGGTATCGTAAATGAGCTGCTTGTGTATTTTGGATTCGAAAAAATCAATTTCCTGCTCAGTCCCGAGTGGTTCAGACCTACTTACATCCTACAAGTCATCTGGCGGGAAGCGGGTTGGGGAACGATTATATATTTGGCGGCTATCGCCTCTGTAGATCCCGGGTTATATGAAGCAGCGCGCATGGATGGTGCCGGGCGGCTCAGACAGGTGTGGCATATTACATTGCCTGCCATCCGCAGCGTAATCATTATTTTGCTCATACTGAAAATTGGCGATGTGCTTGAGCTGGGCTTTGAGCATGTATATCTGCTGATCAATTCCATGAATAGAGATGTCGCCGAAATTATCGACACTTACGTGTATACGGCAGGGCTAAGGCAAGGACAGTTCAGCTACAGCACCGCCATTGGCTTCTTCAAATCCTTTATCGGTCTCGTGCTCGTCATGGGAGCGAATAGGCTGGCGAAGAAGATGGGTGAGGAAGGCGTCTATTAA